Proteins encoded in a region of the Cheilinus undulatus linkage group 8, ASM1832078v1, whole genome shotgun sequence genome:
- the LOC121513436 gene encoding protein SOGA3-like isoform X3, translating into MNPSSADSPRQPDNSSRKQPRSSSPAGLKESGAKAAQKSSSSSKPITSKQAAGGGGGGGGGGRSSRGHSPVSTGRERQAGGASSVRGAAAVQASGAESPTLSRSAERGGGIQTPEDSSRLVIDASSPSRGDTNRVVSDQPCASKSPKLRSKNPKGGEAGAATSGSKKSSKSTVGCGPGFWKEGCLQSELIQFHLNKSLGKKGTKMQTKSASPPASEPELSPEPECSKAAPQPDQRLQEEIERLEDENEDLKTEIEEMRAEMDEMRDTFYEEDACQLQDMRRELERANKNCRILQYRLKKAERKRLRFAESGQVDGELLRSLEQDLKVAKDVSVRLHHELENVEEKRMKTEDENEKLRQQLIEVEVTKQALQNELEKAKELSLKRKGSKDGPKTERKAPQTPIEEENEDLKCQLAFIKEEAILMRKKMAKIDKEKDRLEQELQKYRSFYGDVDSPLPKGEAGGPPTTRESELKLRLRLVEEEANILGRKIVELEVENRGLKAELDDMREDSMAASGVDSSGSGGQQCREQGEALSELRQQLQLVEDEAELLRRNLADVEEENKKVTSELNKLKYKAGSHEPGSRHGGGGGDPAKVEALQEELKAARLQINELSGKVMQLQYENRVLLSNMQRYDLASHLGIRGSPRDSDAESDGGRDDDTPSASASSPRLLPPHRKREGPIGGESDSDEVRNIRCLTPTRSLYSPVDSRFLSRSLKDRQQMIDIRIEAERLGRTIDRLIADTSTIIAEARVYVTNGELFARLDEDEEGGRIREHELLYRINAQMKAFRKELQSFIDRLDVPRQEDKQAEEPLSMFQPIILLILILVLFSSLSYATIFKLVFLFTLFFVL; encoded by the exons ATGAACCCTTCCTCTGCCGACTCGCCGCGGCAGCCAGACAATAGCAGCCGGAAGCAGCCGCGGTCCTCTTCTCCAGCCGGCCTTAAAGAGAGCGGAGctaaagctgcacagaaaagcAGCAGCTCGTCAAAGCCCATCACCTCAAAGCAAGCtgcaggaggagggggaggaggtggaggaggaggaagaagcagCCGAGGTCATTCTCCCGTCTCCACTGGCAGGGAGCGGCAGGCCGGAGGCGCTTCTTCCGTCAGAGGCGCGGCTGCTGTCCAGGCTTCTGGTGCTGAAAGCCCCACGTTGAGCAGGTCTGCGGAAAGAGGAGGCGGCATCCAGACTCCAGAGGACTCCTCTCGTCTTGTTATCGATGCTTCTTCACCCTCGAGGGGAGACACGAACCGCGTCGTCTCCGACCAGCCCTGCGCATCCAAATCCCCCAAACTGAGGAGCAAAAATCCGAAAGGCGGGGAGGCCGGCGCGGCGACGAGCGGCAGCAAAAAGAGCTCTAAAAGCACGGTGGGCTGCGGACCTGGTTTCTGGAAGGAAGGATGCTTACAGTCAGAGCTGATACAGTTTCACTTGAATAAGAGCCTGGGGAAGAAAGGGACAAAGATGCAGACGAAATCGGCATCACCACCGGCCTCAGAGCCGGAGCTGTCCCCCGAGCCTGAGTGTTCAAAAGCGGCTCCACAGCCAGACCAGAGACTGCAGGAGGAGATCGAGAGACTGGAGGATGAAAACGAAGACCTTAAG ACTGAGATCGAGGAGATGCGGGCAGAGATGGATGAGATGAGGGACACCTTCTATGAGGAAGACGCCTGTCAGCTGCAGGACATGCGCAGAGAGTTAGAAAGGGCCAACAAGAACTGCCGGATCCTACAGTACCGACTAAAGAAGGCCGAGAGGAAGAGGCTGCGGTTTGCAGAGAGTGGCCAGGTGGATGGAGAGCTGCTCAGGAGTCTGGAGCAAGACCTGAAG GTGGCGAAGGATGTGTCTGTCCGCTTGCACCATGAGCTGGAGAACGTGGAGGagaagaggatgaagacagAAGATGAGAATGAGAAGCTGAGGCAGCAGCTGATCGAGGTGGAGGTCACCAAGCAAGCCCTGCAGAATGAGCTGGAGAAAGCCAAGGAG CTTTCACTAAAGAGAAAAGGAAGTAAGGATGGGccaaagacagagaggaaggctCCACAGACCCCCATCGAG GAGGAAAACGAGGATCTGAAATGCCAGCTGGCTTTCATCAAGGAGGAAGCCATCctgatgaggaaaaaaatggcaaagatagACAAGGAGAAGGACCGGCTGGAGCAGGAGCTGCAGAAGTACAGATCTTTCTACGGAGACGTGGACAGCCCGCTGCCTAAAGGTGAGGCTGGAGGGCCTCCGACCACTCGTGAATCAGAGCTGAAGCTCCGCCTACGcctggtggaggaggaggccAACATACTGGGGAGGAAAATTGTGGAGCTGGAGGTGGAGAACAGGGGGCTGAAGGCTGAACTGGATGACATGAGGGAGGACAG CATGGCTGCTTCAGGAGTAGACAGCTCTGGCAGTGGAGGTCAGCAGTGCAGAGAGCAGGGCGAGGCTCTGTCAGAGCTCAGACAGCAGCTACAGCTGGTGGAAGACGAGGCTGAACTTCTCCGCAGGAATTTAGCAGATGttgaagaggaaaacaaaaag GTGACAAGTGAACTCAATAAACTGAAGTACAAAGCAGGATCTCATGAACCAGGATCGAGACATGGGGGAG GAGGAGGTGACCCCGCTAAAGTGGAGGCCCTGCAGGAGGAGCTGAAAGCGGCGCGTCTGCAGATCAATGAACTGAGCGGCAAAGTGATGCAGCTCCAGTACGAGAACCGGGTGCTGCTCTCTAACATGCAGCGTTACGACCTCGCATCCCACCTGGGCATCCGCGGCAGCCCAAGGGACAGTGACGCAGAGAGCGACGGGGGACGAGACGACGACACCCCTTCAGCCTCCGCATCCTCCCCTCGCCTCCTCCCGCCCCATCGCAAGCGTGAGGGCCCTATAGGAGGGGAGAGTGACTCAGATGAGGTGAGGAACATTCGCTGCCTCACCCCGACGCGTTCCCTTTACTCACCTGTGGATAGTCGTTTTTTATCCAGAAGCCTGAAGGACCGACAACAGATGATAGACATCCGCATCGAGGCGGAAAGGCTGGGTCGGACCATCGATAGGCTCATCGCTGACACCAGCACTATCATCGCCGAAGCCCGAGTATATGTCACCAATGGGGAGCTTTTTGCAAGACTGGATGAAGATGAGGAGGGTGGCAG GATTAGAGAGCATGAGCTGCTGTATCGTATCAACGCTCAGATGAAGGCCTTCAggaaggagctgcagagcttcATAGACCGGCTTGACGTCCCCAGGCAGGAGGATAAACAGGCAGAGGAGCCACTGTCT ATGTTTCAGCCCATTATTTTATTGATCCtcattcttgttttgttttcctcacTCTCTTATGCCACCATTTTTAAATTGGTATTCCTTTTCactttgttctttgttctgtAA